In the genome of Mytilus edulis chromosome 3, xbMytEdul2.2, whole genome shotgun sequence, one region contains:
- the LOC139516258 gene encoding uncharacterized protein — protein sequence MASSQPFGGGQVPVNCKLCKTDRPIQWKCMDCSIMMCAHCKENVHSQFKNALDHKIIKREEIGLHKEELDFTNIKCNEHTGQSSCLYCNTCEILVCPTCVAKIHKKHDLIEISDAYNIKVEILKKGQSKMQKSNYTTNAKKDQLNKLVSAENIKYNKEKRNIQSHEETVKEQVEQYFKELKIKLEHNHETVLSTVKSDLNAISLFTKQKVGKINEFQDCIDLSNASDFFKEVKKMEKFTETQEPRTRPSYTSSPTFVPGNLNQSHIGSLQDDGNLAAEINISLVINNKYQTELDAIESVSPCLDQSFWISSGIYKVLQRVKPEGTNLKVMSEFNIDVCGMAVTPSNQLLLCVYGKTSLKQISSSGELTDSVYDVSPLLPIAIHVVSDNKLIVGAGNGKLKRSAVIIMNKKGDKEAVYEHDEHNQPLFNNARYITTTCNGNIHVVDRISDDWCGKVMVLGQEGHIINQYTGHPTINKSEPFKPVHIVTTPSDNVVVTGLNIPILHILNDNGHLVSYFNTVDIGIKRPYALAFNTTGQLYIGCNKAAGSQTKDAKLYVINIEGF from the coding sequence ATGGCTTCCTCTCAGCCGTTTGGAGGAGGTCAAGTTCCTGTTaattgtaaattatgtaaaacaGATAGACCAATTCAGTGGAAATGCATGGACTGCAGTATTATGATGTGTGCTCATTGCAAGGAAAATGTACATTCTCAATTCAAAAATGCACTTGATCATAAGATCATCAAAAGAGAAGAGATTGGACTGCATAAGGAAGAACTGGATTTTACAAATATTAAGTGTAATGAACACACTGGACAATCATCATGTCTTTACTGTAATACATGTGAAATCCTAGTGTGTCCAACCTGTGTTGCTAAAATTCATAAGAAGCATGATTTAATCGAAATTAGTGATGCATACAACATCAaagtagaaatattaaaaaaaggacaaAGTAAAATGCAGAAGAGTAACTATACAACCAATGCAAAGAAAGATCAACTCAATAAACTAGTGTCAGctgaaaatataaagtataacaaggaaaaaagaaatattcaaagtcaTGAGGAAACCGTAAAAGAGCAAGTagaacaatattttaaagaactcaaaattaaattggaaCATAATCATGAAACTGTTTTATCAACAGTCAAATCTGATTTGAACGCTATATCATTATTCACAAAACAGAAGGTGGGCAAAATCAATGAATTCCAAGACTGTATTGACCTTTCCAATGCCTCTGACTTTTTCAAAGAGGTCAAGAAGATGGAAAAATTCACTGAAACTCAAGAACCACGAACCAGGCCTAGCTATACTTCTTCACCAACATTTGTTCCAGGAAATTTGAACCAATCTCACATTGGATCACTACAAGATGATGGGAACTTGGCAGCAGAAATAAACATCTCCCTAGTCATCAATAATAAATACCAGACTGAACTTGATGCAATAGAATCTGTAAGTCCATGCCTTGACCAGTCATTTTGGATAAGTTCAGGTATTTATAAAGTGTTACAGAGAGTAAAACCTGAAGGAACCAACCTGAAGGTGATGTCtgaatttaacattgatgtgtGTGGAATGGCAGTTACTCCATCTAATCAACTCCTTCTGTGTGTTTATGGGAAAACAAGTTTAAAACAAATCAGCAGTAGTGGTGAACTTACTGATTCTGTTTATGATGTATCACCTTTACTTCCCATTGCTATCCATGTTGTCAGTGACAATAAACTTATAGTAGGAGCTGGTAATGGTAAACTAAAAAGAAGTGCTGTGATCATAATGAACAAGAAAGGAGACAAAGAAGCtgtatatgaacatgatgaacataaTCAACCTTTATTTAATAACGCAAGGTATATAACCACTACATGTAATGGAAATATACATGTGGTGGATAGGATCTCAGATGATTGGTGTGGTAAAGTAATGGTCTTAGGACAAGAAGGACATATAATAAACCAGTATACAGGTCATCCAACTATCAATAAGAGTGAACCATTCAAACCAGTACACATTGTGACAACACCAAGTGACAATGTTGTTGTGACAGGTCTGAATATTCCAATCTTACACATCCTCAATGACAATGGTCATTTAGTTTCATATTTCAATACAGTGGACATAGGAATAAAACGTCCATATGCTCTTGCCTTCAACACAACTGGACAACTGTATATAGGATGTAATAAGGCTGCAGGTAGTCAAACTAAAGATGCAAAGCTATATGTAATAAACATTGAAGGAttctaa
- the LOC139516265 gene encoding uncharacterized protein — protein sequence MPRGRGRRRRQDQVRGPELRVRRAPREVQQPQPVVRNVGRRPPADVEQEAYIERRQRVDEPELVAMQPVDIRVNEPQLAALGEINEVYDEPLMLPGFNEVDIFISQKLKDKIWNFEYIDLSLMHRKNFNSQTNNENTIGINEGMLVIQNKVKKPHTVSSVEDWTDSFIAYAQVLIERYPGKASELFSYMSIIRGAAADHSFEKCYSYDQQFRLRVSRDHTKKWSSIDGFLWLRILTASTPKQQHADVSNKCYDFNFKGFCNKRNCQYRHACLKCGLDHSSLRCRRFMDNEIDTDPSRYNRNDIAPFQNNSANRQNPKGSFNKR from the coding sequence ATGCCAAGAGGTAGAGGTAGACGTCGCCGACAGGACCAGGTTAGAGGTCCGGAGCTTCGGGTTAGGAGGGCTCCCAGGGAAGTACAACAGCCACAACCAGTTGTGAGAAACGTGGGAAGGCGTCCGCCAGCTGATGTAGAGCAAGAAGCATATATAGAAAGAAGACAGCGGGTTGATGAACCCGAATTAGTTGCCATGCAACCTGTTGACATTCGAGTGAATGAGCCGCAATTAGCTGCATTAGGTGAGATAAATGAAGTTTATGATGAACCTCTAATGTTACCTGGCTTTAATGAAGTTGACatatttataagccaaaaacttaaggacaaaatttggaattttgaatacATTGATTTGTCTCTTATGCACCGTAAGAATTTTAACAgccaaacaaataatgaaaacacAATTGGCATCAATGAGGGTATGCTTGTTATtcaaaacaaagttaaaaaaccTCATACTGTTAGTTCTGTTGAAGATTGGACTGATTCATTTATTGCCTATGCCCAGGTCCTTATCGAAAGATATCCTGGAAAGGCAAGTGAACTTTTCTCGTATATGTCCATAATAAGGGGTGCAGCAGCTGATCATTCTTTTGAAAAATGCTATTCTTATGACCAACAATTCCGTTTAAGGGTATCAAGGGATCATACAAAGAAATGGTCATCCATAGATGGTTTTTTGTGGTTACGTATTTTAACTGCCAGTACTCCAAAACAACAACACGCTGATGTTAGTAATAAATGctacgattttaattttaaaggtttTTGCAACAAACGCAATTGCCAATACAGACATGCATGTCTCAAATGTGGTTTAGATCACTCTTCCTTAAGATGTCGTCGATTTATGGACAATGAAATTGATACTGATCCATCTAGGTATAATAGGAATGACATTGCACCTTTCCAAAACAACTCTGCTAATAGACAAAACCCAAAAGGAAGTTTTAACAAAAGATAa